The Dokdonella koreensis DS-123 genome has a segment encoding these proteins:
- a CDS encoding MerR family transcriptional regulator, translating into MLDQSGNSEQPVIPAKRYFTIGEVSELCGVKPHVLRYWEQEFSSLKPVKRRGNRRYYQRHDVLMIRQIRSLLYDQGFTITGARQRLEGQQARTEANISNQIVRQVRMELEEVLQILRR; encoded by the coding sequence ATGCTCGACCAGAGCGGCAATAGTGAGCAGCCGGTCATACCGGCCAAGCGCTATTTCACGATCGGCGAGGTGAGCGAGCTGTGCGGCGTGAAGCCGCACGTGCTGCGCTACTGGGAACAGGAGTTCTCCAGCCTCAAGCCGGTAAAGCGGCGTGGCAATCGCCGCTACTACCAGCGCCACGACGTGCTGATGATCCGGCAGATCCGGTCGCTGCTGTACGACCAGGGCTTCACGATCACCGGCGCGCGCCAGCGCCTGGAAGGCCAGCAGGCCCGCACCGAAGCGAACATTTCCAACCAGATCGTCCGCCAGGTGCGGATGGAACTGGAGGAAGTCCTGCAGATACTTCGCCGCTGA
- a CDS encoding aminotransferase class III-fold pyridoxal phosphate-dependent enzyme encodes MNRLISKLREMRQVGGAIRTSGLPDEAIEAFAATHPELGEAIDAAHAAYLELQSARADFLHLDENEQIHRVQAGFVNFYPDDAVNPYVALAARGPWLVTLKGAVVHDSGGYGMLGFGHAPAAVLEALAGRQVMANVMTPSVSQLRFVEGLQREIGHRRGGSPYTRFFCLNSGSEAMTLASRIADINAKRMTDPGARHAGRTIKRLAVKGSFHGRTEGPAAFSDSSRKAYVENLASYRNDDSLLTVEPYDVGQLRQAFADADRNGWFIQAMFLEPVMGEGDPGRAVTREFYLAARELTRAHGALLLVDSIQAGLRAHGVLSFVDYPGFEDVDPPDLETYSKALNAGQFPLSVLAALPATAELYRKGVYGNTMTTNPRALDGACAVLDLLTPEVRANIRARGEEFLAKLERLRAELPDCITKVQGTGLLFSCELAPVFKCYGTGSTEEWLREHGFGVIHGGANSLRFTPPFTITGAEVDLLVDGLRRALVEGPRQRADATRAAA; translated from the coding sequence ATGAATCGGTTGATCAGCAAGCTGCGCGAGATGCGCCAGGTCGGCGGTGCCATCCGGACCTCGGGCCTCCCCGACGAGGCCATCGAGGCCTTCGCCGCGACCCATCCCGAGCTCGGCGAAGCCATCGATGCCGCCCATGCCGCCTACCTGGAGCTGCAGTCGGCGCGGGCCGATTTCCTGCACCTGGACGAGAACGAGCAGATCCACCGCGTCCAGGCCGGCTTCGTCAACTTCTACCCGGACGATGCGGTCAATCCCTACGTCGCGCTGGCCGCACGCGGCCCCTGGCTGGTCACGCTCAAGGGCGCCGTGGTCCACGACTCGGGCGGCTACGGCATGCTCGGCTTCGGGCACGCGCCGGCAGCGGTGCTGGAGGCGCTGGCCGGCCGGCAGGTCATGGCCAACGTCATGACACCGAGCGTGAGCCAGCTGCGCTTCGTCGAGGGTTTGCAGCGCGAGATCGGCCATCGCCGCGGCGGTTCTCCGTACACGCGCTTCTTCTGCCTCAACTCCGGCTCCGAGGCGATGACGCTCGCCAGCCGCATCGCCGACATCAACGCCAAGCGCATGACCGATCCCGGCGCGCGCCATGCCGGCCGCACGATCAAGCGGCTCGCCGTGAAGGGCTCGTTCCACGGACGCACCGAAGGCCCGGCGGCATTCTCCGACTCCAGCCGCAAGGCCTACGTCGAGAACCTCGCCAGCTACCGCAACGACGACAGCCTGCTCACCGTGGAGCCCTATGACGTCGGCCAGCTGCGCCAGGCCTTCGCCGACGCCGACCGCAACGGCTGGTTCATCCAGGCGATGTTCCTCGAGCCGGTCATGGGCGAAGGCGACCCGGGCCGCGCCGTCACGCGCGAGTTCTACCTGGCCGCACGCGAGCTGACGCGCGCGCACGGCGCGCTGCTGCTGGTCGATTCGATCCAGGCCGGCCTGCGGGCGCACGGCGTGCTGTCGTTCGTCGACTATCCCGGTTTCGAGGACGTCGACCCGCCGGACCTGGAGACCTATTCCAAGGCGCTCAATGCCGGCCAGTTCCCGCTGTCGGTGCTGGCGGCGCTGCCGGCCACCGCGGAGCTGTACCGCAAGGGCGTGTACGGCAACACGATGACGACCAACCCGCGGGCGCTCGACGGCGCCTGCGCGGTGCTGGACCTGCTGACGCCGGAGGTGCGGGCGAACATCCGCGCGCGTGGCGAGGAGTTCCTCGCCAAGCTCGAACGCCTGCGGGCCGAGCTGCCCGACTGCATCACCAAGGTGCAGGGCACGGGCCTGCTGTTCTCGTGCGAGCTGGCACCCGTGTTCAAGTGCTACGGCACCGGCAGCACCGAGGAGTGGCTGCGCGAGCACGGCTTCGGCGTCATCCACGGCGGCGCCAATTCGCTGCGCTTCACACCGCCGTTCACGATCACCGGCGCCGAGGTCGACCTGCTGGTCGACGGCCTGCGCCGTGCGCTCGTCGAGGGTCCGCGCCAGCGCGCCGACGCGACCCGGGCCGCCGCCTGA
- the ihfA gene encoding integration host factor subunit alpha produces MALTKAEMAERLFTDVGLNKREAKEFVDAFFEVVRDALEQGEQVKLSSFGNFDLRLKNQRPGRNPKTGEEIPISARRVVTFRPGQKLKVRVEAYARPERQ; encoded by the coding sequence ATGGCGTTGACTAAGGCGGAAATGGCCGAGCGTCTGTTCACCGACGTCGGCCTCAACAAGCGCGAAGCCAAAGAGTTCGTCGATGCCTTCTTCGAAGTCGTCCGCGACGCGCTGGAGCAGGGGGAGCAGGTCAAGCTGTCGAGCTTCGGCAATTTCGACCTGCGTCTGAAGAACCAGCGGCCCGGACGCAATCCGAAGACCGGCGAGGAGATTCCGATCTCCGCCCGCCGCGTCGTCACCTTCCGTCCCGGCCAGAAGCTGAAGGTCCGAGTCGAAGCCTATGCTCGACCAGAGCGGCAATAG
- the infC gene encoding translation initiation factor IF-3, with the protein MATETKSNRKNHEIRVPRVRVIGAEGEQVGILSRDEALSMAQEAGLDLVEIQPNGDPPVCRIMDFGKFKFEMQKKAHAAKKKQKQVEIKELKFRPTTDVGDYAIKLRNLRRFLEEGDKVKITIRFRGREMAHQELGKAMVDKISADIVEEAVIEQYPRMEGRLMVMMIAPKKKQ; encoded by the coding sequence ATCGCCACGGAAACCAAGTCGAACCGCAAGAACCACGAGATCCGGGTTCCGCGGGTTCGTGTCATCGGCGCCGAGGGCGAGCAGGTCGGAATCCTGTCGCGCGACGAAGCGCTGAGCATGGCGCAGGAAGCCGGACTGGATCTGGTCGAGATCCAGCCCAACGGCGACCCGCCGGTCTGCCGCATCATGGACTTCGGCAAGTTCAAGTTCGAGATGCAGAAGAAGGCGCATGCGGCGAAGAAGAAGCAGAAGCAGGTCGAGATCAAGGAACTGAAGTTCCGGCCCACGACCGACGTCGGCGACTACGCGATCAAGCTGCGCAACCTGCGCCGGTTCCTGGAGGAAGGCGACAAGGTCAAGATCACGATCCGCTTCCGCGGTCGCGAGATGGCCCATCAGGAACTGGGCAAGGCGATGGTCGACAAGATTTCAGCGGATATTGTCGAAGAGGCCGTGATCGAACAGTACCCGCGCATGGAAGGCCGCCTCATGGTCATGATGATCGCCCCCAAGAAGAAGCAGTAG
- a CDS encoding ABC transporter permease, with amino-acid sequence MNAVAVSSPRRTLRPYLLEARYEFVRLLRTPSFVLPTLLFPPLFYVLFGVLLGSRGGAAAAQYMFAAYGVFGILGCALFGFGVTIAIERERGWLTYKRALPMPPGAVLVAKTAMAMMFAAIISLMLALIAAGLTGVRLAPLQWLGLFAVNVLGTLPFCAIGLWIGTLVSGSASPALVNIVYLPMAFLSGLLIPLSVLPPVLGTLAPAWPAYHLGQVALKIVGRDAGGSLLVHLGVLAVITVAFFVLARRRLMAAG; translated from the coding sequence ATGAACGCGGTCGCCGTGTCGTCGCCGCGCCGCACGCTGCGGCCGTACCTGCTCGAGGCCCGCTATGAGTTCGTGCGCCTGCTCCGCACGCCGTCGTTCGTGTTGCCGACCTTGCTGTTCCCGCCGCTGTTCTATGTGTTGTTCGGCGTGCTGCTGGGCTCGCGCGGCGGGGCCGCGGCGGCGCAGTACATGTTCGCCGCCTATGGGGTGTTCGGCATCCTCGGCTGCGCGCTGTTCGGTTTCGGCGTCACCATCGCGATCGAGCGCGAGCGCGGCTGGCTGACCTACAAGCGCGCACTGCCGATGCCGCCGGGGGCGGTGCTGGTGGCCAAGACCGCGATGGCGATGATGTTCGCCGCCATCATCTCGCTGATGCTGGCGCTGATCGCCGCCGGCCTGACCGGCGTGCGCCTGGCGCCGCTGCAATGGCTGGGGCTGTTCGCCGTCAACGTGCTCGGCACGCTGCCGTTCTGCGCGATCGGCCTGTGGATCGGCACGCTGGTCAGCGGATCGGCCTCGCCGGCGCTGGTCAACATCGTCTACCTGCCGATGGCATTCCTGTCCGGCCTCCTGATTCCGCTGTCGGTGCTGCCGCCGGTTCTGGGCACCCTGGCACCGGCGTGGCCGGCCTATCACCTGGGGCAGGTGGCGCTGAAGATCGTCGGCCGCGACGCGGGCGGCAGCCTGCTCGTGCACCTGGGGGTGCTGGCGGTGATCACGGTCGCGTTCTTCGTGCTGGCGCGCCGGCGCCTGATGGCTGCCGGCTGA
- the pip gene encoding prolyl aminopeptidase produces the protein MADHYRALYPEIEPYDSGFLQVSPLHRMYYEQCGNPGGKPVVFLHGGPGAGCSPKARRFFDPAHYRIVLFDQRGCGRSTPHAELTDNTTWHLVADIERLREHLGIDRWQVFGGSWGSTLALAYAQTHPERASELVLRGIFMLRRWELEWFYQKGCDALYPDAWETYLAAIPEVERGDLMSAYHRRLTGADPAAQLEAAKAWSVWEGSTSFLLPDPQHIAGTAVDAFALAFARIECHYFVNGGFFEQEDQLLRNAGRLRGIPAVIVQGRYDVVCPMRSAWDLHRAWPEADLRIVPDAGHSAFEPGIAHELIEATDRFRSA, from the coding sequence ATGGCCGACCACTACCGCGCGCTCTACCCCGAGATCGAACCGTACGACAGCGGCTTCCTGCAGGTCTCGCCGCTGCACCGGATGTACTACGAGCAGTGCGGCAATCCCGGCGGCAAGCCGGTGGTGTTCCTGCACGGCGGCCCCGGCGCCGGCTGCAGCCCGAAGGCGCGACGCTTCTTCGATCCGGCGCACTACCGGATCGTCCTGTTCGACCAGCGTGGCTGCGGGCGCTCGACACCGCACGCGGAGCTGACCGACAACACCACCTGGCACCTGGTGGCCGACATCGAGCGCCTGCGCGAACACCTGGGCATCGATCGCTGGCAGGTGTTCGGCGGTTCCTGGGGCTCGACCCTGGCCCTGGCCTACGCCCAGACGCATCCGGAGCGCGCCAGCGAGCTGGTGTTGCGCGGCATCTTCATGCTGCGCCGCTGGGAGCTGGAGTGGTTCTACCAGAAGGGCTGCGACGCGCTGTATCCGGACGCCTGGGAGACCTACCTGGCGGCGATCCCGGAGGTCGAGCGCGGCGACCTGATGAGCGCCTACCACCGGCGCCTGACCGGTGCGGACCCTGCCGCGCAACTGGAAGCGGCCAAGGCCTGGTCGGTCTGGGAAGGATCGACCAGCTTCCTGCTGCCCGATCCGCAGCACATCGCCGGGACCGCGGTGGATGCCTTCGCGCTGGCCTTCGCGCGGATCGAGTGCCACTACTTCGTGAACGGCGGATTCTTCGAGCAGGAGGACCAGTTGCTGCGCAACGCCGGCCGCCTGCGCGGCATTCCGGCGGTGATCGTGCAGGGGCGCTACGACGTGGTCTGTCCGATGCGCAGCGCCTGGGACCTGCACCGGGCCTGGCCGGAAGCAGACCTCAGGATCGTCCCGGATGCCGGGCATTCGGCGTTCGAGCCGGGCATCGCCCACGAACTGATCGAGGCGACCGACCGCTTCCGGTCGGCGTGA
- the rplT gene encoding 50S ribosomal protein L20, translated as MARVKRGVIAHRRHKKLLSKAKGYYNARRKVYRVAKQAVTKAHQYAYIGRKQRKRQFRALWIVRINAGARLFGLSYSRLMNGLKKAEITVDRKVLADIAVHDIKAFGALAEKAKAALSA; from the coding sequence ATGGCACGAGTCAAGCGTGGCGTCATCGCCCACCGTCGGCACAAGAAGCTTCTGTCCAAGGCGAAGGGCTACTACAACGCCCGTCGCAAGGTCTATCGCGTCGCCAAGCAGGCGGTCACCAAGGCGCACCAGTACGCCTACATCGGCCGCAAGCAGCGCAAGCGCCAGTTCCGGGCGCTGTGGATCGTCCGCATCAACGCCGGTGCGCGCCTGTTCGGCCTGTCCTACAGCCGGCTGATGAACGGCCTGAAGAAGGCCGAGATCACCGTCGACCGCAAGGTGCTCGCCGACATCGCCGTCCACGACATCAAGGCGTTCGGCGCGCTGGCGGAAAAGGCCAAGGCCGCTCTGTCTGCGTAA
- the pheT gene encoding phenylalanine--tRNA ligase subunit beta, translated as MKISENWLRERVALAVGRDALIERLDMIGHEVESADPVGAGLDGVVVARILACTKHPEADRLQVCEVDAGDERLQIVCGAPNARAGLVAPLARIGARVGDLTIKAAKLRGVESSGMLCSAKELGLDADASGLLELPADAPVGAPLARYLGLPDAILDLGLTPNRADCLSVEGIATDVAAAFDLPLAPLAVEPVPPQSDRHIEIRLDAPADCPRYCGRYITGLDTAAPSPAWMRERLRRCGLRPISLLVDVTNYVMLELGQPLHAFDAATLAGPVGVRRARSGESLRLLDEREVALDEAFLVITDGDRPVALAGLMGGWDTRVHEATADVFLEAAHFAPAALAGRARRLGLHTDAAHRFERGVDPDLPRRALERATGLIVEAAGGTPGAILEAVSAAHLPVRAPVRLRRARIRRVLGIDVADAEVTRILAALGMQVEAAGDGWIATPPSRRFDIAIEEDLIEEVARIHGYEKIPDHAPSGELAGPSLREDRIAPGLAREQLAARGYLEAITYAFVAREQLVDWGLDEGVVALANPLSADLSVMRTSLLPGLVAALAANRSRQQARVRLFEVGRAYHATADAPRETARIAAAASGGAFAEQWGEAVRPLDYFDVKGDLESLLALAGTEAGAFTFSAGGPGWLHPGRAATVLREGTVVGHLGALHPQLQKRLDLDEDVYVFELDLDGVAPRPVPVAGELSRYPSLRRDIAVVVPDEVTWAQVRETVREAVGPVLNDVFLFDRYVGHNLGSGMKSLAMGLILQDRYRTLTDQDADSCVTRAVAALERGCSATLRG; from the coding sequence ATGAAGATCTCAGAGAACTGGCTGCGCGAGCGCGTGGCCCTGGCCGTTGGCCGCGACGCGCTGATCGAGCGCCTGGACATGATCGGCCACGAGGTCGAGAGCGCCGATCCGGTCGGCGCGGGACTCGACGGGGTCGTCGTCGCCCGCATCCTCGCCTGCACCAAGCACCCGGAGGCCGACCGCTTGCAGGTGTGCGAGGTCGACGCCGGCGACGAGCGGCTGCAGATCGTCTGTGGTGCGCCGAACGCCCGTGCGGGTCTGGTCGCGCCGCTGGCCAGGATCGGCGCGCGCGTCGGCGACCTGACGATCAAGGCCGCCAAGCTGCGCGGCGTCGAGTCGTCGGGCATGCTCTGCTCGGCCAAGGAGCTGGGCCTGGACGCCGATGCATCCGGCTTGCTGGAACTGCCGGCCGATGCGCCCGTCGGCGCGCCGCTGGCGCGCTACCTGGGCCTGCCCGACGCCATCCTCGACCTCGGGCTGACGCCGAACCGGGCCGATTGCCTGTCGGTCGAGGGCATCGCCACGGATGTCGCCGCGGCGTTCGACCTGCCGCTGGCGCCGCTCGCGGTCGAGCCGGTGCCGCCGCAGTCCGACCGGCACATCGAGATCCGCCTCGACGCGCCGGCGGATTGCCCGCGCTACTGCGGACGCTACATCACCGGTCTGGACACGGCCGCGCCGTCGCCGGCGTGGATGCGCGAGCGCCTGCGGCGCTGCGGCCTGCGCCCGATCAGTCTGCTGGTGGACGTCACCAACTACGTGATGCTCGAGCTGGGCCAGCCGCTGCACGCATTCGATGCCGCCACGCTCGCAGGGCCGGTCGGTGTGCGTCGTGCGCGCAGTGGCGAGTCGCTGCGCCTGCTCGACGAGCGCGAGGTCGCACTGGACGAGGCCTTCCTGGTGATCACCGACGGCGACCGGCCGGTGGCCCTGGCCGGCCTGATGGGCGGCTGGGACACCCGCGTGCACGAAGCGACGGCGGACGTCTTTCTCGAAGCCGCGCATTTCGCGCCAGCCGCGCTGGCCGGCCGTGCCCGCCGGCTGGGGCTGCACACCGATGCCGCGCACCGTTTCGAGCGCGGCGTCGATCCGGACCTGCCGCGGCGTGCGCTCGAGCGTGCGACCGGGCTGATCGTCGAGGCGGCCGGCGGCACGCCGGGCGCGATCCTCGAGGCGGTTTCCGCGGCGCACCTGCCGGTGCGCGCCCCGGTGCGCTTGCGCCGCGCGCGGATCCGCCGCGTGCTCGGCATCGACGTGGCGGATGCCGAGGTGACGCGGATCCTGGCCGCGCTCGGCATGCAGGTCGAGGCGGCCGGCGACGGCTGGATCGCCACGCCGCCGAGCCGCCGCTTCGACATCGCGATCGAGGAAGACCTGATCGAGGAAGTCGCGCGGATCCACGGCTACGAGAAGATTCCCGATCACGCACCCAGCGGCGAGCTGGCCGGCCCGTCGCTGCGCGAGGACCGCATCGCGCCCGGTCTGGCGCGTGAACAGCTGGCGGCGCGCGGCTACCTCGAAGCGATCACCTATGCCTTCGTCGCCCGCGAGCAGCTGGTGGACTGGGGCCTCGACGAGGGCGTGGTCGCGCTGGCCAATCCGCTGTCGGCGGACCTTTCCGTCATGCGCACCAGCCTGTTGCCGGGGCTGGTCGCGGCCCTGGCCGCCAACCGCAGCCGCCAGCAGGCGCGGGTACGCCTGTTCGAGGTCGGCCGCGCGTATCACGCGACGGCGGACGCGCCGCGCGAAACCGCGCGCATCGCCGCGGCGGCCAGCGGCGGCGCCTTCGCCGAGCAATGGGGCGAGGCCGTGCGCCCGCTCGACTACTTCGACGTGAAGGGCGACCTGGAGTCGCTGCTCGCCCTGGCCGGTACCGAAGCCGGGGCGTTCACGTTCAGCGCCGGTGGCCCGGGCTGGCTGCATCCGGGCCGTGCCGCGACCGTACTGCGCGAGGGGACGGTCGTCGGCCATCTCGGCGCCCTCCATCCGCAGCTGCAGAAGCGGCTGGACCTGGACGAGGACGTCTACGTCTTCGAGCTCGACCTCGACGGCGTCGCGCCGCGCCCGGTGCCGGTGGCCGGCGAGCTGTCGCGCTACCCTTCGCTGCGCCGCGACATCGCCGTGGTGGTGCCCGACGAGGTGACCTGGGCCCAGGTCCGCGAGACCGTGCGGGAGGCGGTCGGCCCCGTGCTGAACGACGTGTTCCTGTTCGACCGTTACGTCGGTCACAATCTCGGAAGCGGAATGAAAAGTTTGGCTATGGGCTTGATTTTGCAGGACCGTTACCGCACTCTGACGGACCAGGACGCAGACAGCTGCGTGACCCGGGCAGTCGCCGCCCTGGAACGCGGTTGCAGTGCTACGTTGCGAGGGTAG
- the rpmI gene encoding 50S ribosomal protein L35 produces the protein MPKIKTNRAAAKRFRKTASGKFKCGHAFKSHILTKKSTKRKRNLRGPNHVRAEDAGRVARMLPYA, from the coding sequence ATGCCCAAGATCAAGACCAACCGGGCCGCTGCCAAGCGGTTCCGCAAGACCGCGTCCGGCAAGTTCAAGTGCGGCCACGCGTTCAAGAGCCACATCCTCACCAAGAAGTCGACGAAGCGTAAGCGCAACCTGCGCGGCCCGAACCATGTTCGCGCCGAGGATGCTGGTCGCGTCGCTCGCATGCTTCCCTACGCCTGA
- the pheS gene encoding phenylalanine--tRNA ligase subunit alpha codes for MDELSSRVAQALEAVAAAATLEALDAERVAVLGKSGFVTEQLKGLGKLEPEARKRAGERINEAKDALLAAVAARKAVLEQAALDRRLASERIDVTLPGRRGERGSLHPLTRAQDRIIEIFARLGYDVADGPEIEDDWHNFGALNFPPDHPARTMHDTFWFPDGRLLRTHTSPVQIRAAKGRTPPIRIIAPGKVYRSDSDQTHSPMFHQVEGLLIDETSTMADLKGTLREFLRAFFDRDFRMMFKPTFFPFVEPGADVVIRWELPDGGSRWLEVLGCGMVHPEVLRNCGIDPERYTGFAFGMGVERLAMLRYGVTDLRAFFENDVRFLRQFA; via the coding sequence ATGGATGAACTGAGCAGCCGCGTAGCGCAGGCGCTCGAAGCAGTCGCCGCCGCGGCGACGCTGGAGGCGCTCGATGCCGAGCGCGTCGCCGTGCTGGGCAAGTCCGGCTTCGTCACCGAGCAGCTCAAGGGGCTGGGCAAGCTCGAACCGGAAGCGCGCAAGCGCGCCGGCGAGCGTATCAATGAGGCCAAGGACGCGTTGCTCGCGGCGGTCGCGGCGCGCAAGGCCGTGCTCGAACAGGCCGCGCTCGACCGGCGCCTGGCCTCCGAACGCATCGACGTGACGCTGCCTGGCCGTCGCGGCGAGCGCGGCAGCCTGCACCCGCTGACGCGCGCGCAGGACCGCATCATCGAGATCTTCGCGCGGCTCGGCTACGACGTCGCCGACGGCCCGGAGATCGAGGACGACTGGCACAACTTCGGCGCGCTGAATTTCCCGCCGGACCATCCGGCGCGCACCATGCACGACACGTTCTGGTTCCCGGACGGCCGCCTGCTGCGCACGCACACCTCGCCGGTGCAGATCCGCGCCGCCAAGGGGCGCACGCCGCCGATCCGGATCATCGCGCCGGGCAAGGTCTACCGCAGCGACTCGGACCAGACCCATTCGCCGATGTTCCACCAGGTCGAGGGCCTGCTGATCGACGAGACCTCGACGATGGCGGACCTGAAGGGCACGCTGCGCGAGTTCCTGCGCGCGTTCTTCGATCGCGACTTCCGCATGATGTTCAAGCCGACGTTCTTCCCGTTCGTCGAGCCCGGCGCCGACGTGGTGATCCGCTGGGAGCTTCCGGACGGCGGCTCGCGCTGGCTGGAAGTGCTCGGCTGCGGCATGGTCCACCCGGAAGTGCTGCGCAACTGCGGCATCGACCCGGAGCGTTACACCGGCTTCGCCTTCGGCATGGGCGTCGAGCGGCTGGCGATGCTGCGCTACGGCGTCACCGACCTGCGCGCCTTCTTCGAAAACGACGTGCGCTTCCTGCGGCAATTCGCATAG
- a CDS encoding ABC transporter ATP-binding protein — MRSTETIPARLDRVSKRYGGAVALDGVAVDIRAGELLALLGPNGAGKTTAIGLLLGLHQPDAGGVELFGQAPQTLAARREVGVMLQSAGIPDTLKVRELLELTRSYYAEPRSIADCVALAGLDGLLERLYGRLSGGQQRRVQFALALCGRPRLLFLDEPTTGLDIEARMGLWKAIRELVGQGCAVLLTTHYLEEAEALADRVVVLNRGRIVAEGSVAQIRAQVDRRLIRCVSRLTAAAVAAWPGVVAATAVAGRLEIVVADPEPIVRRLLNEDPELRELEVQRAGLAEAFVELTREAA; from the coding sequence ATGCGATCAACCGAAACGATTCCCGCCCGCCTGGACCGCGTCAGCAAGCGGTACGGCGGCGCGGTCGCCCTCGACGGCGTGGCCGTGGACATCCGGGCCGGCGAGCTGCTGGCATTGCTCGGCCCCAACGGCGCCGGCAAGACCACCGCCATCGGGCTGCTGCTGGGCCTGCACCAGCCCGATGCGGGCGGTGTCGAGCTGTTCGGTCAGGCCCCGCAGACGCTGGCGGCCCGCCGCGAGGTCGGCGTGATGCTGCAGAGCGCCGGCATCCCGGACACGCTCAAGGTGCGCGAGCTGCTGGAACTGACCCGCAGCTACTACGCCGAGCCGCGCAGCATCGCCGACTGCGTCGCGCTGGCCGGCCTCGACGGCCTGCTGGAGCGCCTGTACGGCCGCTTGTCGGGCGGCCAGCAGCGCCGGGTGCAGTTCGCGCTGGCGTTGTGCGGGCGCCCACGCCTGCTGTTCCTCGACGAGCCGACCACGGGCCTGGACATCGAGGCGCGCATGGGCCTGTGGAAGGCGATCCGCGAGCTGGTCGGCCAGGGCTGCGCGGTACTGCTGACGACGCACTACCTGGAAGAGGCCGAGGCACTGGCCGACCGGGTCGTCGTGCTCAATCGCGGCCGCATCGTCGCCGAGGGCAGCGTCGCGCAGATCCGCGCCCAGGTCGATCGCCGGCTGATCCGCTGCGTGTCGCGGCTGACGGCCGCCGCCGTGGCCGCCTGGCCCGGCGTGGTTGCCGCCACCGCCGTCGCCGGCCGACTGGAGATCGTCGTCGCCGATCCGGAGCCGATCGTGCGGCGCCTGCTGAACGAAGACCCGGAGCTGCGCGAGCTGGAGGTCCAGCGCGCCGGCCTGGCCGAGGCCTTCGTCGAGCTGACCCGGGAGGCCGCATGA